The genomic interval TATGTCTGTTTCTTTCTTACCTTCACTTTGAAGTTGCCGATGGAGCCCTCTACGGATTCCACTTCGGAGTAGGTCAGAAGTTCAATATTCGGATGGGTGCCCACCTGCACCATGATGGGGGTCAGGATACAGGCCGAACAGTCATTGGTGGGGAAAGTCTTATCGAGCTTGGCCATATTGCCACCAACGGATGGGCTTTTTTCCACCAGGTAAACCTTATAACCCATATTGGCCAGATCCAGGGCAGCAAACATACCGGAGACGCCACCGCCAATCACCAGCGACGCCGGCGCTACCTCCACAAACCTGTCCTCCAGGGGCTCCAGGAAAGCAGCCTTCGCTACGGCGCTGGCAACCAGTCTTTTTGCTTTTTCGGTTGCGCCCTCCTTGTCGTGCCAGTGCGGCCAGCTATCCTGGTCACGGATGTTTGCCATTTCCAGGAGGTACTTGTTCAGGCCCCCGTTTTCCAACGCCTTACGGAAGATAGGCTCGTGGGTGCGTGGAGTGCAGGCTGCCACCACCACCCGGTCAATGAGGCCGTTTCTAATATCCTGTTTAATTAATTCCTGGCCCGGATCCGAACACATGAAAAGATAGTTCCGGGCAAGTGCCACCCCGGGGAGCTTCTCGGCGTATTTTCTAACCTCTTCGACATTCACAGCGCCAGCAATATTCTCGCCACAATGGCAGATGTAGACGCCAATCCTCGGCACTATATCCCCTCCCGAAAGAGAACATTGATAAAGAGCAGGTTGCGATTTTTGCTTTACATTACCCTCAGGTCAGTGGCGTGTAGACATTGGGATAAGCCAGTACATAAAAGCGGTGTAGCCACTTTGTGAATTTGAATAATATATTCTTCCAAAGACCTTGCAAATCCTGCAATTGACCTTAAAAATTATTTTTTTCAAAACAAACCTAGGGGAAAACGGCCTGCGAACGACCGCTTTCCCCTTTTGAGGCGTGCCCTTACCGCTGTCTGAAGGTCTTTAAGAAGGAGTCGCAATAAATGTCCTTATTCAGGAGGATATTGGCGGCAGCTACACCATCCAGCAACTCGGGGTCCTCCAGGTCGGCTATGGCCGAATCCAGTCCTACAGCCATGCACATGATTAGGAAGGTCCGGTTGAGCAAGTGACGGTTGGTGCAGCGCTGAGAGGTGTTGCTCAGTCCCAGAGTGGTCCGGGGTGGCGGATCGGCCAGGGTCTTAATCTGGCGAATAGCTTCCAGTACCTCGGGTCCGTGATCCTGGGCAACGTTACAGGGCAGCATCAGGGGATCAATGTACAGGTCTTCCATGGGGATGCCGTGGGCGTCGGCATTAACCACAATTTCCATGGCCAGGGCTACCCGGTCGGCCGCACTCTTGGGTACACCCTTTTCATTCATGGCCAGACCGATGATGGCGGCATTATATTTTTTGGCCATGGGGAAATAAATATCCATCTTCCACTGGTCAGCACTGGTAGAGTTAATCATAGCCTTACCCTTGTGTACGGCCAAACCGGCCTCGATGGCTTCCGGGTTGGTCGAGTCAATACAGCATGGCAGGGGTACGGTTTCCTGGGCGACTTTCACCAGCCACTCCATTACCGCTGGCTGGTCCTTGGGGTCCACAGTGGGACCGGTGTTAATATCCAGGTAAGCGGCGCAGTTTTCATACTGACGTTTGGCCCAGTAGCGGATGGGTTCCGGGTCCTTGTTTAAAATGGCTTCCCGGATATCCTTAAACATACCGTTGATCCGCTCGCCAATGAGGATCATATTTTTGACACCTTCCTTTGATTTTTTTAATTAATAGGCATTGGACTGCATCAATTTGTCAATGTGGGCCCGGAATTGTTTGAGGGATTCGGGATGCCGCATGACAAACAGGGACCCGCCCGCCTGGGCAAAGGCCACGGCCGTGATTACTTCCCACAGTATGGCCCGGCGCTCCTGGCTTCCCCATTCCGGCGTCTCCTCCGTGGTGCTCTTCGCCTCCTTGGTTTTCCAAACTTCCTGGCCCAGCAGGCAGATGACCGGCATGGCCATCATTTTATCGCCCGTAAGGGCACCGATGCGGGTCCGTTCCATGATGGAATAGGCGTATTCAATACCGTAACCAAGGGCGCCCACCGAGGGGTCAATGACAATGCGGTTGGCGGCCAGGTTCATTTCCGTAATTAATATATTTAGCTGCTTTTCCAGGTTGATGTCCAAGGGGCTGGAAGCAATGATGTTGTGGCCATGCACCATGCAGGCGGCGGTAATGGTTTTGTAGTTTTCCTGCGTGGCACAACCCAGCAGGAAGTTCCGGCCGGACAGGGCCTCGGCCACTTTTTCCAGCACCTGGGCGTCTTTTTCTTCCACACCGCAGCCAAGGATGATTAAAGGCACATTTACGGCATCGGCCACCGCCTTGGCTACCTGGGCGCATTCCTCCGGGTTTGTGTTTTTATTGTCCGGGTGGGCACTGACCAGGGTCAGGCAGACCAGGTCCGCCCCGTATTCCACGCACTTTTTCGCCCAGGCCACGGGGTCGTTTAATACACCGGCGTAGGCGCTGGTCAGAATTTCCGGCCAGTTGGTGGGTTCCATGTCCCAGACTTCCAGGGCTACTGCAGGCCGGTTGGGCATTTCTCCTTCGAAGT from Desulfofundulus luciae carries:
- a CDS encoding methyltetrahydrofolate cobalamin methyltransferase — encoded protein: MILIGERINGMFKDIREAILNKDPEPIRYWAKRQYENCAAYLDINTGPTVDPKDQPAVMEWLVKVAQETVPLPCCIDSTNPEAIEAGLAVHKGKAMINSTSADQWKMDIYFPMAKKYNAAIIGLAMNEKGVPKSAADRVALAMEIVVNADAHGIPMEDLYIDPLMLPCNVAQDHGPEVLEAIRQIKTLADPPPRTTLGLSNTSQRCTNRHLLNRTFLIMCMAVGLDSAIADLEDPELLDGVAAANILLNKDIYCDSFLKTFRQR
- a CDS encoding acetyl-CoA decarbonylase/synthase complex subunit delta, which gives rise to MAVTIAKERWTNKVAEVVLGTESNIVKIGGESTLPFLHFEGEMPNRPAVALEVWDMEPTNWPEILTSAYAGVLNDPVAWAKKCVEYGADLVCLTLVSAHPDNKNTNPEECAQVAKAVADAVNVPLIILGCGVEEKDAQVLEKVAEALSGRNFLLGCATQENYKTITAACMVHGHNIIASSPLDINLEKQLNILITEMNLAANRIVIDPSVGALGYGIEYAYSIMERTRIGALTGDKMMAMPVICLLGQEVWKTKEAKSTTEETPEWGSQERRAILWEVITAVAFAQAGGSLFVMRHPESLKQFRAHIDKLMQSNAY